In Streptomyces durocortorensis, a genomic segment contains:
- the chcB gene encoding 2-cyclohexenylcarbonyl CoA isomerase: MADEQANTVLYDVSEGLATITINRPDAMNAMNTAAKVALRDALVEASADADVRAVLLTATGRAFCVGQDLKEHVASLAATRESGSGNALSTVREHYNPIVRAITEMPKPVVAGVNGVAAGAGFGFALAADYRVVADTASFNTSFAGVALTADSGVSWTLPRLIGQSRAADLLFFPRSISAQDAYELGIVNRVVPAAELAEQAASVARTLADGPTVAYAALKESMAYGAGHTLAEALEKEDVLQTRAGASADHTIAVEAFLAKEKPVYLGK, translated from the coding sequence ATGGCCGACGAGCAGGCGAACACCGTTCTGTACGACGTGAGCGAGGGGCTCGCGACGATCACGATCAACCGACCCGACGCGATGAACGCGATGAACACCGCGGCGAAGGTCGCGCTCCGGGACGCGCTGGTGGAGGCGTCGGCGGACGCGGACGTCCGGGCCGTTCTGCTCACGGCCACCGGGCGCGCCTTCTGCGTCGGCCAGGACCTCAAGGAGCACGTCGCCTCGCTCGCGGCGACCCGTGAGTCGGGCAGCGGGAACGCGCTGAGCACGGTACGGGAGCACTACAACCCGATCGTGCGGGCGATCACCGAGATGCCGAAGCCGGTCGTCGCCGGGGTGAACGGCGTCGCGGCCGGGGCCGGGTTCGGTTTCGCTCTGGCGGCCGACTACCGGGTGGTGGCCGACACCGCCTCCTTCAACACCTCGTTCGCGGGCGTCGCGCTGACCGCCGACTCCGGCGTGTCCTGGACGCTGCCCCGGCTGATCGGGCAGAGCCGCGCCGCCGACCTGCTGTTCTTCCCGCGTTCGATCTCCGCCCAGGACGCGTACGAGCTGGGCATCGTCAACCGCGTTGTCCCGGCAGCCGAGCTGGCCGAGCAGGCCGCCTCGGTGGCCCGAACCCTGGCCGACGGGCCCACGGTGGCGTACGCGGCGCTGAAGGAGTCGATGGCCTACGGCGCGGGGCACACGCTCGCCGAGGCGCTGGAGAAGGAGGACGTACTCCAGACCCGGGCGGGCGCGTCGGCGGACCACACCATCGCGGTCGAGGCGTTCCTCGCCAAGGAGAAGCCGGTCTACCTCGGGAAGTAG
- a CDS encoding cell division protein DivIVA — translation MFWFLLLTMVVVVTAVTLAVVGGGGSPVLQDVEPERFTDPLPTTRPVGRADVEGLRLPMAARGYRMADVDEALSRLGAELAERDSRIAELESALAGVQAAAVSTGTDLFKQPGDRPAEPRGRENGGADPAERDER, via the coding sequence GTGTTCTGGTTCTTGCTGCTCACGATGGTCGTGGTCGTCACGGCGGTCACCCTCGCGGTGGTCGGCGGCGGCGGGAGCCCGGTGCTCCAGGACGTGGAGCCCGAGCGGTTCACCGATCCGCTGCCCACGACCCGCCCGGTAGGCCGGGCCGACGTCGAGGGGCTGCGCCTCCCGATGGCCGCGCGCGGCTATCGCATGGCGGACGTCGACGAGGCGCTGTCCCGGCTCGGCGCCGAGCTGGCCGAGCGGGACTCCCGGATCGCGGAGCTGGAATCCGCCCTGGCCGGTGTGCAGGCGGCCGCGGTGTCGACGGGCACCGACCTGTTCAAGCAGCCGGGAGACCGGCCCGCCGAGCCGCGCGGCCGGGAGAACGGCGGCGCGGACCCGGCCGAGAGGGACGAGCGATGA
- the sigE gene encoding RNA polymerase sigma factor SigE, which translates to MVGAPLDTTRADRGGAAAPVDRGGVLRRLLRSAGEPKSVTNIADRSSEDSAPTATFASDADSQAWTPPSWEEIVSTHSGRVYRLAYRLTGNQHDAEDLTQEVFVRVFRSLSTYTPGTFEGWLHRITTNLFLDMVRRKQRIRFDSLGDDAAERLPSREPSPQQVFNDTHFDADVQQALDTLAPEFRAAVVLCDIEGLSYEEIAATLGVKLGTVRSRIHRGRSHLRKALKHRSPEARAEQRSLADAVLAGEGGTA; encoded by the coding sequence ATGGTAGGGGCTCCACTGGACACCACCAGAGCCGATAGGGGAGGTGCGGCTGCGCCTGTGGATCGGGGAGGGGTGCTGAGGCGCCTTCTCAGGTCGGCCGGTGAGCCGAAATCCGTGACCAACATTGCTGACCGTTCTTCCGAAGACTCCGCACCGACCGCGACCTTCGCCTCTGATGCGGATTCTCAGGCGTGGACCCCGCCCTCATGGGAAGAGATCGTCAGCACGCACAGCGGTCGCGTGTACCGCCTCGCCTACCGGCTGACAGGAAACCAGCACGACGCCGAGGACCTCACCCAGGAGGTCTTCGTCCGCGTGTTCCGCTCGTTGTCGACGTACACCCCGGGCACCTTCGAGGGCTGGCTGCACCGCATCACGACCAATCTCTTCCTCGACATGGTCCGCCGCAAGCAGCGCATCCGGTTCGACTCGCTGGGCGACGACGCGGCCGAGCGGCTGCCGAGCCGTGAGCCGTCCCCGCAGCAGGTCTTCAACGACACCCACTTCGACGCCGATGTGCAGCAGGCGCTGGACACCCTCGCGCCCGAATTCCGCGCGGCCGTGGTCCTCTGCGACATCGAGGGCCTCAGCTACGAGGAGATCGCCGCGACCCTCGGGGTGAAGCTCGGCACCGTCCGCAGCCGCATCCACCGGGGCCGCTCGCATCTGCGCAAGGCCCTCAAGCACCGTTCGCCCGAGGCCCGCGCCGAGCAGCGCTCCCTGGCGGACGCGGTCCTGGCGGGGGAGGGCGGAACGGCGTGA
- a CDS encoding DNA-3-methyladenine glycosylase I: MSGGAVTAPDGGLRCPWGLSAEDYLDYHDTEWGRPVHGDDALFERLCLEAFQSGLSWITILRRRETFRAAFEGFRIGAVAKFTDADRERLLADPGIIRNRAKVDATLANAKVLADWPAGELDELIWSYAPDPAGRPAPRTLSDVPAVTPESTALAKALKKRSIRFVGPTTAYALMQACGLVDDHLADCVARGGGSTAR, from the coding sequence ATGAGCGGCGGAGCCGTGACGGCCCCCGACGGAGGCCTGCGCTGCCCGTGGGGCCTGTCCGCCGAGGACTACCTCGACTACCACGACACCGAGTGGGGCCGCCCGGTCCACGGCGACGACGCCCTGTTCGAGCGGCTCTGCCTGGAGGCCTTCCAGTCCGGGCTGTCCTGGATCACGATCCTGCGCCGCCGCGAGACCTTCCGTGCCGCCTTCGAGGGATTCCGGATCGGGGCGGTCGCGAAGTTCACCGACGCCGACCGGGAGCGGCTTCTCGCCGACCCGGGGATCATCCGCAACCGGGCCAAGGTCGACGCGACCCTCGCCAATGCGAAGGTGCTCGCCGACTGGCCGGCCGGGGAGCTGGACGAGCTGATCTGGTCCTACGCCCCCGACCCGGCCGGCCGGCCCGCCCCGCGCACGCTGTCGGACGTGCCGGCCGTCACCCCCGAGTCCACCGCGCTGGCCAAGGCGCTGAAGAAGCGCTCGATCCGCTTCGTCGGCCCCACCACCGCCTACGCCCTGATGCAGGCGTGCGGACTGGTCGACGACCACCTCGCGGACTGCGTGGCGCGCGGCGGCGGCAGCACGGCTCGCTGA
- a CDS encoding LOG family protein, with protein MGNAEDARIPEGAEVPEGAVAPEEQWLGPVLRRREQVQPGTTDQRLLDSEGDSEWVHTDPWRVMRIQSEFVEGFGALAELPSAISVFGSARTPAGSPDYEAGVAIGKALVDAGFAVITGGGPGAMEAANKGAREAKGVSVGLGIELPFESGLNPHVDIGVNFRYFFVRKTMFVKYAQGFVVLPGGLGTLDELFEALTLVQTGKVTRFPIVLFGTEYWGGLIDWLRDTVVAQGKASDKDLMLFHVTDDVEEAVMLVTKEVGR; from the coding sequence ATGGGCAACGCCGAGGACGCACGGATTCCCGAAGGTGCGGAGGTCCCCGAGGGCGCGGTGGCCCCCGAGGAGCAGTGGCTGGGTCCGGTACTGCGCCGCAGGGAGCAGGTCCAGCCCGGCACGACCGATCAGCGGCTGCTGGACTCCGAGGGCGATTCCGAGTGGGTGCACACCGACCCCTGGCGGGTGATGCGCATCCAGTCGGAGTTCGTCGAGGGCTTCGGCGCGCTCGCCGAACTGCCGAGCGCGATCAGCGTCTTCGGCTCGGCCCGCACGCCCGCCGGGTCGCCGGACTACGAGGCCGGGGTGGCGATCGGCAAGGCCCTGGTCGACGCGGGCTTCGCGGTGATCACCGGCGGCGGCCCGGGCGCGATGGAAGCCGCCAACAAGGGCGCCCGGGAGGCCAAGGGCGTCTCGGTCGGCCTCGGCATCGAGCTGCCCTTCGAGTCGGGGCTGAACCCCCACGTCGACATCGGCGTCAACTTCCGCTACTTCTTCGTCCGCAAGACGATGTTCGTGAAGTACGCCCAGGGCTTCGTTGTCCTCCCCGGCGGCCTCGGCACTCTGGACGAGCTCTTCGAGGCGCTGACCCTCGTCCAGACCGGCAAGGTCACCCGCTTCCCGATCGTCCTCTTCGGCACCGAGTACTGGGGCGGCCTGATCGACTGGCTCCGCGACACGGTGGTCGCCCAGGGCAAGGCATCGGACAAGGACCTGATGCTCTTCCACGTGACGGACGACGTGGAGGAGGCGGTCATGCTGGTGACGAAGGAGGTCGGGCGGTGA
- a CDS encoding O-methyltransferase, producing MRQLRGQERVITANRQTSWAFADAFVAEDEALHRARERARELGLRSVSPGTGAALRLLAAAADAKAVAEIGTGTGVSGIYLLHGMRPDGVLTTVDPEPERQQFAREAFREAGFATNRARFIPGRALDVLPRLADGGYDLVFCDGDRLESLDVLAESLRLLRPGGLVCFEGVFADGRTVDSAAQPAEVLRLRDLLRAVRESQELMSTLLPVGDGLLCAVRRG from the coding sequence TTGCGCCAACTACGGGGACAGGAGAGGGTCATTACCGCCAACCGGCAGACGAGCTGGGCGTTCGCCGACGCCTTTGTCGCCGAGGACGAAGCCCTGCACCGGGCCCGGGAACGGGCCCGCGAGCTGGGGCTCCGCTCGGTGTCACCGGGCACCGGCGCCGCGCTGCGCCTGCTGGCCGCCGCCGCGGACGCCAAGGCGGTGGCGGAGATCGGCACGGGCACGGGTGTGTCCGGCATCTATCTGCTGCACGGCATGCGGCCGGACGGCGTCCTGACCACGGTGGACCCCGAGCCCGAGCGCCAGCAGTTCGCCCGGGAGGCGTTCCGCGAGGCGGGCTTCGCCACCAACCGGGCCCGGTTCATCCCCGGCCGCGCCCTGGACGTCCTGCCCCGGCTCGCGGACGGCGGTTACGACCTCGTCTTCTGCGACGGCGACCGGCTGGAGAGCCTCGACGTGCTCGCTGAATCGTTGCGCCTGCTGCGGCCCGGCGGCCTGGTCTGTTTCGAGGGCGTCTTCGCGGACGGCCGCACGGTCGACTCCGCCGCCCAGCCCGCCGAAGTGCTGCGGCTGCGGGACCTGCTGCGGGCGGTGCGGGAGAGCCAGGAGCTGATGTCGACCCTGCTGCCGGTCGGCGACGGCCTGCTCTGCGCGGTCCGGCGCGGCTGA
- the folP gene encoding dihydropteroate synthase codes for MRSGALRLGRREFGPHEPVIMAIVNRTPDSFYDQGATFQDEPALARVEQAVAEGAAIIDIGGVKAGPGEEVNAEEEARRTVGFVAEVRRRHPDVVISVDTWRHEVGEAVCEAGADVLNDAWGGVDPKLAEVAARYGAGLVCTHAGGAEPRTRPHRIAYDDVMADILRVTVGLAERAVELGVRPDGIMIDPGHDFGKNTRHSLEATRRLGEMAETGWPVLVSLSNKDFVGETLDRPVKERVIGTLATTAVSAWLGAQVYRVHEVAETRQVLDMVASIAGHRPPAVARRGLA; via the coding sequence ATGCGAAGCGGTGCACTCAGGCTGGGGCGGCGGGAATTCGGTCCGCACGAGCCGGTGATCATGGCGATCGTGAACCGGACCCCGGACTCCTTCTACGACCAGGGCGCCACGTTCCAGGACGAGCCCGCGCTCGCCCGGGTCGAGCAGGCGGTGGCCGAGGGCGCCGCGATCATCGACATCGGCGGTGTGAAGGCGGGTCCCGGCGAGGAGGTGAACGCGGAGGAGGAGGCGCGCCGCACGGTGGGGTTCGTCGCCGAGGTCCGCCGCCGCCACCCGGACGTGGTGATCAGCGTCGACACCTGGCGGCACGAGGTGGGCGAGGCGGTCTGCGAGGCCGGGGCGGACGTGCTGAACGACGCGTGGGGCGGGGTGGACCCGAAGCTCGCGGAGGTCGCGGCGCGGTACGGGGCGGGGCTGGTGTGCACGCACGCGGGCGGCGCGGAGCCGCGGACCCGGCCGCACCGGATCGCGTACGACGATGTGATGGCGGACATCCTGCGGGTGACCGTGGGGCTTGCCGAGCGGGCGGTGGAGCTCGGGGTGCGGCCGGACGGGATCATGATCGACCCGGGTCACGACTTCGGGAAGAACACCCGGCACTCGCTGGAGGCGACGCGGCGGCTCGGGGAGATGGCGGAGACGGGGTGGCCGGTGCTGGTGTCCCTGTCCAACAAGGACTTCGTCGGCGAGACGCTGGACCGGCCGGTGAAGGAGCGGGTCATCGGCACGCTGGCGACGACGGCGGTCTCGGCGTGGCTGGGGGCGCAGGTGTACCGGGTGCATGAGGTGGCGGAGACGCGGCAGGTGCTGGACATGGTGGCGTCGATTGCCGGGCACCGGCCTCCGGCCGTGGCGCGGAGGGGGCTGGCGTAG
- the dapE gene encoding succinyl-diaminopimelate desuccinylase, whose product MADSTLDLTLDGPALTARLVDLPSVSGEEKALADAIESALRALPHLTVDRHGNNVVARTNLGRSERVVLAGHIDTVPIADNVPSRLDADGILWGCGTSDMKSGVAVQLRIAATVPEPNRDLTFIFYDNEEVAAHLNGLGHIAEAHPDWLAGDFAVLLEPSDGEVEGGCQGTLRVHLRTTGERAHSARSWMGSNAVHAAAPILAALAAYEPRRPVIDGLEYHEGLNAVGIEGGVATNVIPDACTVVVNYRYAPDRSEEEAIAHVREVFADCGVAEFVIDDHSGAAMPGLSHPAAQAFMTAVGGTARPKFGWTDVSRFGALGVPAVNYGPGDPMYAHKRDEHVAVEKITHCEDRLRSWLTG is encoded by the coding sequence ATGGCCGACAGCACGCTTGACCTCACTCTGGACGGACCCGCGCTCACCGCCCGGCTCGTCGATCTCCCCTCGGTCAGCGGGGAGGAGAAGGCCCTCGCCGACGCGATCGAATCGGCTCTGCGCGCCCTGCCCCACCTGACCGTCGACCGGCACGGCAACAACGTCGTCGCCCGGACGAACCTGGGCCGCTCCGAGCGCGTCGTCCTCGCCGGGCACATCGACACCGTGCCGATCGCCGACAATGTCCCCTCGCGGCTCGACGCGGACGGCATCCTCTGGGGCTGCGGGACCTCCGACATGAAGTCCGGCGTCGCCGTCCAGCTGCGGATCGCCGCGACGGTCCCCGAGCCCAACCGCGATCTGACCTTCATCTTCTACGACAACGAAGAAGTCGCCGCCCACCTCAACGGCCTCGGCCACATCGCCGAAGCCCACCCCGACTGGCTCGCCGGAGACTTCGCGGTCCTCCTGGAGCCCTCCGACGGCGAGGTCGAGGGCGGCTGCCAGGGCACGCTCCGGGTTCACCTGCGTACGACGGGGGAGCGGGCACACTCCGCGCGCAGCTGGATGGGCTCCAACGCCGTCCACGCCGCCGCCCCGATCCTGGCGGCCCTCGCCGCGTACGAGCCCCGCCGCCCGGTCATCGACGGCCTCGAATACCACGAGGGCCTCAACGCCGTCGGCATCGAGGGCGGTGTAGCCACCAACGTCATCCCGGACGCCTGCACCGTCGTCGTCAACTACCGCTACGCCCCCGACCGCAGTGAGGAGGAGGCGATCGCCCACGTCCGCGAGGTCTTCGCGGACTGCGGCGTTGCCGAGTTCGTCATCGACGACCACTCCGGTGCGGCCATGCCCGGGCTCTCCCACCCCGCCGCCCAGGCGTTCATGACCGCGGTCGGCGGCACCGCGCGGCCCAAGTTCGGCTGGACCGACGTCTCCCGCTTCGGCGCCCTCGGCGTCCCCGCGGTGAACTACGGCCCCGGCGACCCGATGTACGCCCACAAGCGCGACGAGCACGTGGCGGTCGAGAAGATCACCCACTGCGAGGACCGCCTCCGCTCCTGGCTGACCGGCTGA
- a CDS encoding DUF3117 domain-containing protein yields the protein MAAMKPRTGDGPLEVTKEGRGIVMRVPLEGGGRLVVELTPDEADALGDALKKVVG from the coding sequence ATGGCGGCCATGAAGCCGCGGACGGGCGACGGCCCGCTCGAGGTGACAAAGGAGGGGCGGGGCATCGTCATGCGCGTTCCGCTCGAAGGCGGCGGTCGGCTTGTTGTCGAGCTGACTCCGGACGAGGCCGATGCCCTCGGCGACGCGCTGAAGAAGGTCGTCGGCTGA